One region of Candidatus Thermoplasmatota archaeon genomic DNA includes:
- a CDS encoding KGG domain-containing protein: MSKPDHETDESAETTQSTTGRRVDPEVLRAAGRKGGLKVSQNRAHMAEIGRRGGKAVANNRDHMSAIGRRGGEAVSGNREHMAAIGHKGGEAVRSKYGPEFYSEIGRKGGERVSRNRDHMAEIGRKGGESRLRGDEPVPEGAGGNGLSGRAKTLRATGEEAATGGDTP, translated from the coding sequence ATGTCGAAGCCCGACCACGAGACCGACGAGTCCGCCGAGACCACCCAGTCGACGACGGGGCGCCGCGTCGACCCCGAGGTCCTCCGCGCCGCGGGCCGCAAGGGCGGCCTGAAGGTGAGCCAGAACCGCGCCCACATGGCCGAGATCGGACGCCGCGGCGGCAAGGCGGTCGCGAACAACCGCGACCACATGTCCGCGATCGGGCGCCGCGGGGGCGAGGCCGTCTCGGGCAACCGCGAGCACATGGCCGCGATCGGCCACAAGGGCGGCGAAGCCGTCCGCAGCAAGTACGGACCCGAGTTCTACAGCGAGATCGGCCGCAAGGGCGGGGAGCGCGTGAGCCGCAACCGCGACCACATGGCCGAGATCGGCCGCAAGGGCGGCGAGTCGCGCCTGCGCGGCGACGAGCCGGTCCCGGAGGGCGCGGGCGGCAACGGCCTTTCGGGCCGCGCGAAGACGCTGCGCGCGACGGGCGAGGAAGCCGCGACCGGCGGCGACACGCCCTGA
- a CDS encoding tetratricopeptide repeat protein yields MDRVLARLAERGFLEGPLAEAFRAVDRAVFVPDRFAMVRGLDVPMPILPTLPTPVGPSPRALALAFAALDARRGHRVLVVGPDTGYAAAVLATLVGREGRVTLAERDGALASVARANLASAGFPVEVVAGSASDARWERILFLHESPAPPAAAVASLAEGGALLAPQVVDGARRWMRVVREGGATAELFLEGLAPVPEPMGEPKPFLAGGAWDAGRLLALESALESAWTRKARTVEELALKRAVDGTWSPARSAEGAAKGTSTPGPTDGATADAWASARTCFHLAYVLQVAGDVEAAEDAYRASLEAAPSAEAWTFLGWALSFSGRFDEAIAACRRAHAVDPGFGNPMNDLGAYLIEVGRPREAIPWLERATRAERSTSRAFPWTNLGRARWALGDRAGARDALRRALAEDPDHAVARALLERLDAGGSQP; encoded by the coding sequence GTGGACCGCGTCCTCGCGCGCCTCGCCGAGCGGGGCTTCCTCGAAGGCCCCCTCGCCGAAGCCTTCCGCGCGGTCGATCGGGCCGTCTTCGTGCCCGACCGCTTCGCGATGGTGCGCGGCCTCGACGTCCCGATGCCCATCCTTCCGACCCTCCCGACGCCGGTCGGGCCTTCCCCCCGCGCGCTCGCGCTCGCCTTCGCGGCGCTCGACGCCCGCCGCGGTCACCGCGTCCTCGTCGTCGGCCCCGACACGGGCTACGCCGCGGCCGTGCTCGCGACGCTCGTCGGACGCGAGGGCCGGGTGACGCTCGCGGAGCGCGACGGGGCGCTCGCGAGCGTCGCGCGGGCGAACCTCGCAAGCGCCGGGTTCCCCGTCGAGGTGGTCGCGGGAAGCGCGTCGGACGCGCGGTGGGAGCGGATTTTGTTCCTGCACGAGTCGCCCGCGCCGCCCGCGGCCGCCGTCGCGTCGCTTGCGGAGGGGGGCGCGCTCCTCGCGCCGCAGGTCGTCGACGGCGCGCGGCGCTGGATGCGCGTCGTGCGCGAAGGCGGGGCGACGGCCGAGCTTTTCCTCGAGGGGCTCGCGCCCGTTCCCGAACCCATGGGCGAGCCGAAGCCGTTCCTTGCGGGCGGAGCGTGGGACGCCGGCCGGCTTCTCGCGCTCGAAAGCGCGCTCGAGAGCGCCTGGACGAGGAAGGCGCGCACCGTCGAGGAGCTCGCGCTCAAGCGCGCCGTCGACGGAACCTGGTCGCCGGCGCGGTCCGCGGAAGGCGCCGCGAAGGGAACGTCGACGCCGGGGCCGACCGACGGCGCGACCGCCGATGCGTGGGCGTCGGCGCGCACGTGCTTCCATCTCGCCTACGTGCTCCAGGTCGCAGGCGACGTCGAGGCGGCCGAGGACGCCTACCGCGCGAGCCTCGAAGCGGCCCCGAGCGCGGAGGCCTGGACGTTCCTCGGGTGGGCCCTCAGCTTCTCGGGCCGCTTCGACGAGGCGATCGCGGCGTGCCGCCGCGCGCACGCGGTCGATCCGGGGTTCGGGAACCCCATGAACGACCTCGGCGCCTACCTCATCGAGGTCGGGCGGCCGCGCGAGGCGATCCCGTGGCTCGAGCGGGCGACGCGCGCCGAGCGCTCGACCTCGCGCGCCTTCCCGTGGACGAACCTCGGACGCGCGCGGTGGGCGCTCGGCGATCGCGCGGGGGCGCGCGACGCGCTCCGGCGCGCCCTTGCGGAAGACCCGGACCACGCGGTCGCGCGGGCGCTGCTCGAGCGGCTGGACGCCGGCGGCTCGCAACCTTGA